The following are encoded together in the Oncorhynchus gorbuscha isolate QuinsamMale2020 ecotype Even-year linkage group LG03, OgorEven_v1.0, whole genome shotgun sequence genome:
- the LOC124021999 gene encoding tyrosine-protein phosphatase non-receptor type 7-like, whose translation MSVEYGCILLNLPVVPHTTMNESVESPSSSQPVDQEQSFPCPAATAPRKPFQLQERRGSNVSLVLDVNSLSLGAVEPLCSISTPRETLLHLLRTSTRPLTPSQLQEASDETSRLNSEYQKIPPNFVIPAELDIPGHALKDRFKTILPNPETRVCLRNPAAEEAGDTGRYINANYIKGYNGAPSAYIATQGPMLNTVHDFWEMVWQEGSTNIVMITMLKEKNEKCELYWPEKDGSYGRFEVRVSIVKECDGYTIRDMIIQVGSENRQVRHYWYSTWPDHQTPDCTGPLLRLVVDVDEHRQSIPSPGPTIVHCSAGIGRTGCFIGSSIGCLQLQHTSKADVLRIVCKLRLDRGGMIQTSEQYQFLYLTLAQYSRQLGNTDSGSESPVPIQTIKTTGTCGDRESPAKT comes from the exons ATGTCAGTAGAGTATGGTTGTATCCTTCTAAACCTCCCAGTCGTTCCACACACAACCATGAATGAGTCAGTAGAATCCCCATCATCATCACAACCTGTGGACCAGGAACAGTCATTCCCCTGCCCTGCTGCCACAGCTCCTCGCAAACCATTCCAGCtccaggagag ACGGGGCTCCAATGTGTCCCTGGTGCTGGACGTGAACAGCCTCAGCCTGGGTGCGGTGGAGCCCTTGTGTTCCATCTCCACCCCCAGAGAGACCCTCCTCCACCTGCTGAGGACCTCAACACGCCCTCTGACCCCCTCTCAGCTGCAGGAGGCATCTGACGAGACCAGCAGGCTGAACTCAGAGTACCAG AAGATTCCTCCAAACTTCGTCATCCCTGCAGAGCTGGACATTCCAGGGCACGCCTTAAAAGACAGATTCAAGACCATACTGCCAA ATCCTGAGACCCGTGTGTGTTTGAGAAACCCTGCAGCAGAGGAAGCGGGTGATACTGGGAGATACATCAATGCAAACTACATAAAG GGTTACAACGGTGCACCCAGTGCCTACATCGCCACCCAGGGCCCCATGCTCAACACTGTGCATGACTTCTGGGAGATGGTGTGGCAGGAGGGATCCACCAACATTGTCATGATCACCATGCTAAAGGAGAAGAACGAG AAGTGCGAGCTTTACTGGCCAGAGAAGGACGGCAGCTATGGCAGATTTGAGGTCAGAGTGTCCATTGTGAAAGAATGTGATGGCTACACCATTCGAGATATGATTATACAG GTGGGCTCAGAGAACAGGCAGGTAAGACACTACTGGTACTCCACATGGCCAGACCACCAGACCCCAGACTGCACTGGGCCCCTGCTCAGACTGGTGGTGGATGTGGATGAACACAGGCAGTCCATACCCAGCCCAGGACCCACCATCGTCCACTGCAG TGCAGGGATTGGCAGAACAGGTTGTTTCATCGGCAGCAGCATTGGATGCCTACAGCTGCAACACACTAGTAAGGCTGATGTGCTTCGGATCGTCTGTAAGCTACGCCTGGACAG GGGTGGTATGATCCAGACCAGTGAGCAGTACCAGTTCCTGTACCTCACCCTGGCTCAGTACAGTAGGCAGCTGGGGAACACAGACAGTGGCTCAGAGAGCCCTGTCCCCATCCAGACCATTAAAACCACGGGGACATGCGGTGACAGAGAAAGCCCAGCTAAAACTTGA
- the LOC124022011 gene encoding ADP-ribosylation factor-like protein 8A encodes MIALINKLLDWFKALFWKEEMELTLVGLQYSGKTTFVNVIASGQFSEDMIPTVGFNMRKITKGNVTIKLWDIGGQPRFRSMWERYCRGVSAIVYMVDAADPEKIEASKNELHNLLDKPQLQGIPVLVLGNKRDLPGSLDEKELIERMNLSAIQDREICCYSISCKEKDNIDITLQWLIQHSRTKRSTS; translated from the exons ATGATCGCTTTGATCAACAAGCTCCTTGACTGGTTTAAAGCACTATtttggaaggaggagatggagttgACTTTGGTGGGACTACAGTATTCGGGAAAGACAACCTTCGTGAACGTGATTGCG TCTGGCCAGTTCAGTGAAGACATGATTCCCACAGTGGGCTTCAACATGAGGAAAATCACCAAGGGAAACGTCACCATTAAG CTGTGGGATATTGGCGGTCAGCCTCGATTCAGGAGTATGTGGGAGCGATACTGCCGAGGAGTCAGTGCCATCGT GTACATGGTTGATGCAGCTGATCCAGAGAAAATTGAGGCCTCTAAGAATGAACTACACAACTTGTTGGACAAGCCCCAGCTCCAGGGTATTCCC GTTCTTGTCTTGGGGAACAAGCGAGATCTTCCTGGGTCGCTTGATGAGAAAGAGCTGATTGAGAGGAT GAACCTCTCAGCCATCCAGGACAGAGAAATCTGCTGTTACTCTATCTCTTGCAAGGAAAAGGACAACATTG ATATAACACTACAGTGGCTGATCCAGCACTCCAGAACCAAGCGGAGCACTTCATGA